From a region of the Salinispira pacifica genome:
- a CDS encoding IS5 family transposase (programmed frameshift), whose protein sequence is MYRTEDKTQLSFEDFYLPFGGKLNPNNRWVQLADLIPWEDLEAEYASQFAIESGQGAPAIRFRTALGALIIKEKLGITDEETVEQIRETPYLQYLIGMQGYQDEAPFDPSMMVHFRKRISMDMITHANELIIAEERKKTEDDTEAEKEENPEVENNGKLLIDATCVPGDIRYPTDLSLLNESRTKLETIIDVLHAKRPKGATKPRTYRQRARKDFLAVIKKRKASKNKIRKAIRKQLGYIRRNLRHIEQLATVVGLNSLSRQQYRNLLVISEVFRQQALMYENKDHRMSGRIVSISQPHIRPIVRGKAGTPVEFGMKISSANIDGYMFIDRCSWDPYNESGDLDMQAENYKQRYGVYPESIHADQIYRTRDNRNWCKKRGIRLSGPPLGRPPKDRGENRERKKLARQDELDRIAVEGTFGRAKRRYSMGRLMTKLAETSESQVAMIMLVMNLEKIRKDLFYVLIIAMLRSRKIPKSHYPVVLGYGNMAA, encoded by the exons ATGTATAGAACTGAGGACAAAACGCAGCTTTCATTTGAAGATTTCTATCTCCCATTTGGAGGCAAACTGAACCCCAATAACCGCTGGGTACAGCTTGCTGATTTAATTCCCTGGGAAGATTTAGAAGCAGAATATGCCTCACAGTTTGCTATCGAAAGCGGGCAAGGCGCTCCGGCGATCCGTTTCCGTACAGCATTGGGTGCCCTGATTATAAAGGAAAAATTAGGAATTACAGATGAGGAAACCGTGGAGCAGATTCGTGAGACGCCTTACCTGCAATATCTCATCGGAATGCAGGGGTACCAAGATGAGGCTCCTTTTGATCCATCAATGATGGTCCATTTCAGAAAGCGAATCAGCATGGACATGATCACTCACGCAAATGAATTGATTATTGCCGAAGAACGT AAAAAAACTGAAGATGATACGGAAGCTGAAAAAGAAGAAAATCCTGAGGTAGAAAACAACGGAAAGCTTCTGATTGATGCCACCTGCGTACCCGGTGATATTCGATATCCCACAGACCTTTCCCTTTTAAATGAGAGCCGGACAAAACTGGAAACCATCATAGACGTTCTTCACGCAAAACGGCCCAAGGGGGCGACAAAACCCCGAACATACCGGCAAAGGGCGCGAAAGGATTTTTTGGCGGTCATCAAAAAGCGCAAAGCGAGCAAGAACAAGATTCGCAAAGCAATACGCAAGCAGCTGGGGTACATACGCCGTAATCTCCGGCACATAGAGCAATTAGCGACGGTAGTCGGCTTGAATAGCCTGTCTCGGCAGCAGTACCGGAATCTGCTGGTGATCTCAGAAGTCTTTCGCCAGCAGGCCCTGATGTATGAAAACAAAGATCATCGAATGTCAGGCCGGATCGTGAGCATATCCCAACCCCATATTCGCCCCATAGTCAGGGGAAAAGCCGGTACCCCGGTTGAGTTCGGCATGAAGATTTCATCCGCCAATATTGACGGGTACATGTTCATCGATCGCTGTTCATGGGATCCATACAACGAGTCTGGTGATTTAGACATGCAGGCTGAAAATTACAAACAGAGATATGGCGTGTATCCGGAATCAATACACGCCGATCAGATTTACCGCACCAGGGACAACCGAAATTGGTGCAAGAAACGGGGAATCAGATTATCCGGTCCGCCGCTTGGTCGTCCACCGAAAGATCGTGGAGAAAATCGAGAACGAAAGAAGCTGGCCCGTCAGGATGAGCTGGATAGAATCGCCGTAGAAGGGACATTCGGCAGAGCCAAACGACGGTACTCAATGGGTCGATTAATGACAAAGCTTGCTGAGACCAGTGAATCGCAGGTGGCCATGATCATGCTGGTGATGAACCTGGAAAAGATTCGGAAGGATCTTTTTTACGTCTTGATCATAGCTATGTTACGCAGCCGAAAAATTCCGAAGTCTCATTACCCCGTGGTATTGGGGTATGGTAATATGGCAGCATAG